The Arachis hypogaea cultivar Tifrunner chromosome 19, arahy.Tifrunner.gnm2.J5K5, whole genome shotgun sequence genome has a window encoding:
- the LOC112776393 gene encoding uncharacterized protein: MEQESETNSAQIQNLKNLNARLLQETTDKRHQLDSLIEANKALQSKLDRYASENGAVKETLSVTADKQATLEVEQHVLLAFAETQAREMSLRFDEVVAERNDVVALKREASELSIRLNEERDGLRSELECAVREVRSVREKLLEAEMRERTVREEAEKLRLQRERLVEEGNVKEREIEDLKKERDLSVRSREKGDAVIGKLKEDIERAVREKNEIERAKKKYESTIVGLELEIKELNESLKGLKGEEAWMRGRIRELEESLGAAATKEKEMEMEVRALVNEKEELEKRIEALNESKDGVEKVLGTVRKELEAKQQEIDVVIRVRDEIEQVKAQREDEIVEMQGEVVRLRDALEKLKESCKESEERNQVLLTEVERYRGSFDGVVVEKDNIRKAFFEEKSKVENLVLQVAGMEERLQQAETELDQMRTEREKLIEKNKMIEGHVDALSKERNALQKNLVEAQRVTDDLRAKIELSCVNSNLALALLKNTSALVCQSKDGLIEEVVTDGKKIEEDVQPFVEELDAIRKAFKNKDEMVDDMKQQLESLHKSVSEAHKNRNLWTVISSATTIFAAVFAAYAARGR; encoded by the coding sequence ATGGAACAAGAAAGTGAAACTAACTCAGCGCAGATTCAGAATCTCAAGAACCTCAACGCCAGGCTCCTCCAAGAAACCACCGACAAGAGGCATCAGTTGGACTCCCTCATTGAAGCCAACAAAGCTTTGCAGTCCAAGCTCGACCGTTACGCTTCCGAAAACGGCGCCGTTAAGGAGACGCTTTCCGTTACGGCGGATAAACAAGCAACCTTGGAAGTCGAGCAACACGTCCTCCTCGCGTTCGCGGAGACGCAGGCCAGGGAGATGAGTCTCCGCTTTGACGAGGTCGTGGCTGAGCGAAACGACGTCGTCGCTTTGAAGCGAGAGGCGAGCGAGCTTAGTATTCGGTTGAATGAGGAGAGGGACGGTTTGAGGAGTGAGCTTGAATGTGCTGTTCGCGAGGTTAGGAGTGTGAGAGAGAAGCTTCTAGAAGCTGAGATGAGAGAGAGGACTGTTCGGGAGGAAGCGGAGAAGCTTCGATTACAACGCGAGAGGTTGGTGGAGGAAGGAAATGTGAAAGAGAGGGAAATTGAGGACTTGAAGAAGGAGAGGGATTTGTCTGTGAGGTCACGTGAGAAGGGTGATGCTGTGATTGGGAAATTGAAGGAGGATATTGAACGTGCTGTGAGGGAGAAGAATGAGATTGAGAGGGCGAAAAAGAAGTATGAGTCGACGATCGTTGGTCTTGAATTGGAGATTAAGGAATTGAACGAGTCTTTGAAGGGTTTGAAAGGGGAAGAGGCTTGGATGCGGGGGAGGATTAGGGAGCTGGAAGAGAGCCTTGGCGCGGCAGCGACTAAGGAAAAGGAGATGGAGATGGAAGTGAGGGCATTGGTGAATGAGAAAGAAGAATTGGAGAAGAGAATTGAGGCGTTGAATGAGAGTAAAGATGGTGTTGAGAAGGTTCTAGGCACAGTTCGGAAGGAGTTGGAGGCAAAGCAGCAAGAGATTGATGTGGTGATTAGAGTGAGGGACGAAATTGAGCAAGTGAAAGCTCAGCGGGAGGATGAAATTGTGGAGATGCAGGGAGAAGTGGTTAGACTGAGGGATGCTTTGGAGAAGCTGAAAGAGTCATGTAAAGAGTCTGAAGAGAGAAACCAAGTGTTGTTAACCGAAGTTGAACGCTATAGAGGCTCCTTTGATGGAGTGGTGGTTGAGAAGGATAACATCAGAAAGGCATTTTTTGAGGAGAAGAGCAAAGTGGAGAATTTGGTGTTGCAAGTTGCTGGGATGGAGGAAAGACTCCAGCAAGCTGAGACCGAGTTGGATCAGATGAGAACAGAACGAGAGAAGCTAATAGAGAAGAACAAGATGATAGAAGGCCATGTAGATGCATTGTCAAAGGAAAGGAACGCATTGCAGAAGAACCTTGTCGAGGCTCAAAGAGTGACGGATGATTTGAGAGCTAAAATTGAGCTTTCCTGTGTTAATTCAAACTTGGCCTTGGCATTGTTGAAGAACACTTCTGCACTTGTGTGTCAAAGCAAGGATGGTTTGATAGAGGAAGTAGTAACCGATGGGAAGAAGATAGAGGAAGATGTTCAACCATTCGTCGAAGAGCTTGACGCAATAAGGAAGGCATTCAAGAACAAGGATGAGATGGTAGATGACATGAAACAACAGCTTGAATCGCTGCATAAGTCTGTGTCCGAGGCACATAAGAATAGGAACTTGTGGACTGTGATATCCTCTGCAACTACAATTTTCGCTGCGGTGTTTGCCGCGTATGCTGCTAGAGGACGCTGA